One genomic region from Xyrauchen texanus isolate HMW12.3.18 chromosome 4, RBS_HiC_50CHRs, whole genome shotgun sequence encodes:
- the LOC127643097 gene encoding rab-like protein 6 isoform X1, which translates to MFSALKKLVGSEPTAQVKDKNIPAGLQSMNQSLQRRFAKGVQYNMKIVIRGDRNTGKSTLWHRLQGKKFQEEYIPTQEIQATSIHWNYKTTDDVVKVEVWDVVDKGQKIPLPEGVGKGKKRCDTLKLENEPQEQTESELALDAEFVDVYKNCNGVVMMFDITKQWTYNYILRELPKVHTHVPVCVLGNYRDMGEHRVVLPDDIRDFIDGLNRPLGSSYIHYAESSMKNGFGLKYLHRFFNIPFLQLQRETLLRQLETNQLDIDATLEELTVQQETEDQNYDIFLEMNNPHSKGYNSPGPANGQSPSSGLPSPVVPQSGCSTCSSSPCSPQQPPIPSQTLKSPSPSPSPPPPPLSAQALATSPSPSPAHPGPAVSAPAQASPSAPQPQKRSFISRLFGSTPTKEPSAVTQEPDPVSSAAPPTVQSVDDFVPDEGLDKSFLDDSLPSNTRSTMNTQPSASGIADSDSEGEGKDGNPMVAGFQDDLDPDDAILEPRASVPCKHLDITLSSDEEGPKLVGAQDEYLDIEPHKDMLAMDSLSIEDKPKPTNTEHLIQVQESVSSKMIESSMLTPTSVHATQPLQPSSQPGGLAEPQAQLEKKKEGSAQAESSDTDPDVPVAKQMLSFVMDDPDFESEEEIMKKVIKDSFPAKDDLPDLSDDDITTVKIPGPSKPTVLPFKCKNDGDLFGLGIEEKSIKSKDSSDEQDEKESKHTKEKKKKRRVKRTRTQAARRSTNTRKRKEMRQEGLEMTRRKKRENHVARKQMILKLFWLVKKAQYKEKRATTRSCNTQLCTVCSVNVHWYCKLKRALVKTKKNMISLAPQCITLVI; encoded by the exons ATGTTCTCCGCTCTGAAGAAGCTGGTTGGCTCTGAGCCGACTGCTCAGGTAAAGGACAAGAACATCCCAGCTGGTCTGCAGTCCATGAACCAGAGTCTGCAGAGAAGGTTTGCTAAAGGGGTCCAGTACAACA TGAAGATAGTAATTCGGGGAGATAGAAACACTGGAAAGAGCACTCTGTGGCATCGGCTTCAGGGTAAGAAGTTCCAGGAAGAGTACATTCCCACTCAGGAGATCCAGGCTACTAGTATCCACTGGAATTACAAAA CTACCGATGACGTGGTAAAGGTGGAGGTGTGGGATGTTGTGGATAAAG GCCAAAAAATCCCCCTTCCTGAAGGTGTAG GCAAGGGGAAAAAGAGATGTGATACATTGAAGTTGGAGAATGAACCTCAAGAG CAGACAGAGAGTGAATTGGCCTTGGATGCGGAGTTTGTGGATGTGTACAAGAACTGCAATGGTGTGGtcatgatgtttgatattaccaAGCAGTG GACTTATAATTATATTCTACGGGAGCTGCCTAAGGTACACACTCATGTACCAGTTTGTGTGCTTGGTAATTATCGGGACATGGGGGAGCACAGAGTTGTTTTGCCTGATGACATCCGTGACTTTATTGATGGCCTTAACAG ACCTCTGGGCTCCTCTTACATCCATTATGCAGAATCTTCCATGAAGAATGGTTttggtttgaaatatttgcacCGATTTTTCAACATTCCATTCTTGCAACTTCAG AGAGAGACCCTGTTACGGCAACTGGAAACCAATCAGTTGGACATCGATGCCACGCTAGAGGAGCTAACTGTTCAGCAAGAGACAGAGGACCAGAACTATGATAT TTTTCTAGAAATGAACAACCCTCATAGTAAAGGCTACAATTCTCCCGGCCCCGCAAACGGACAGAGTCCGTCATCTGGCTTGCCGTCTCCAGTCGTCCCTCAAAGCGGATGCTCTACCTGCAGCTCCAGCCCCTGTAGTCCCCAGCAGCCTCCAATTCCCTCCCAGACCCTGAAGTCTCCATCCCCCTCTCCATCTCCGCCTCCTCCCCCCCTCTCTGCTCAAGCTCTTGCTACCTCTCCCTCCCCTTCCCCTGCTCACCCTGGCCCTGCGGTCTCCGCTCCAGCCCAGGCTTCCCCCTCTGCTCCTCAACCTCAGAAACGCAGCTTCATCTCCAGGCTCTTCGGCTCCACTCCAACTAAGGAACCTTCAGCAGTCACTCAGG AGCCAGATCCGGTATCTTCAGCGGCTCCTCCTACAGTTCAGAGTGTGGATGATTTTGTGCCAGACGAGGGACTGGACAAAAGCTTCCTGGACGACAGTCTTCCTTCTAACACAAGATCCACTATGAATACCCAGCCTTCTGCCTCAGGCATTGCAGATAGTGACAG tgagGGTGAAGGAAAAGACGGGAACCCTATGGTTGCTGGGTTCCAGGATGATTTGGACCCAGATGATGCAATACTTGAACCCAGAGCATCTGTTCCCTGTAAACACTTGGATATCACACTCTCCAGTGATGAGGAGGGTCCAAAACTTGTGGGAGCCCAGGATGAATATCTGGACATTGAACCTCACAAAGACAT GTTGGCTATGGATTCATTATCGATTGAGGACAAACCAAAACCCACAAACACAGAACACTTGATCCAGGTCCAAGAAAGTGTCAGCAGTAAAATGATAGAAAGTTCAATGCTTACACCCACTTCAGTACACGCTACTCAACCATTACAGCCATCATCGCAACCAGGAGGCCTGGCAGAGCCCCAAGCACAgcttgaaaaaaagaaagagggatCAGCTCAGGCTGAGTCCTCTGACACAGACCCAGATGTGCCTGTGGCCAAACAGATGCTGTCGTTTGTCATGGATGACCCTGACTTTGAGAGTGAGGAAGAAATCATGAAGAAAGTGATCAAG GACTCTTTTCCAGCCAAAGACGATCTTCCTGATCTGTCAGATGATGACATCACCACAGTGAAGATTCCTGGGCCCTCAAAACCTACTGTACTCCCCTTCAAATGCAAGAATGATGGTGACCTCTTTGGCCTAGGCATCGAGGAGAAGTCGATCAAAAGTAAAGACAGCAGCGACGAGCAAGATG AAAAAGAAAGCAAGCATaccaaggaaaaaaagaaaaaaagaagagtaAAGAg GACGAGGACACAAGCAGCAAGAAGAAGCACAAACACAAGAAAAAGGAAAGAGATGAGGCAGGAGGGACTGGAGATGacaaggagaaaaaaaagagaaaatcacGTAGCAAGAAAGCAGATGATCTTGAAGCTTTTCTGGCTGGTGAAGAAGGCTCAGTACAAAGAGAAGAGGGCGACTACGAGGAGCTGTAACACTCAGCTGTGCACTGTTTGCTCTGTTAATGTGCATTGGTACTGCAAGCTTAAAAGAGCTCTTGTCAAAACCAAGAAAAATATGATTTCCTTGGCACCCCAGTGTATAACTCTTGTGATCTGA
- the LOC127643097 gene encoding rab-like protein 6 isoform X3: protein MFSALKKLVGSEPTAQVKDKNIPAGLQSMNQSLQRRFAKGVQYNMKIVIRGDRNTGKSTLWHRLQGKKFQEEYIPTQEIQATSIHWNYKTTDDVVKVEVWDVVDKGKGKKRCDTLKLENEPQEQTESELALDAEFVDVYKNCNGVVMMFDITKQWTYNYILRELPKVHTHVPVCVLGNYRDMGEHRVVLPDDIRDFIDGLNRPLGSSYIHYAESSMKNGFGLKYLHRFFNIPFLQLQRETLLRQLETNQLDIDATLEELTVQQETEDQNYDIFLEMNNPHSKGYNSPGPANGQSPSSGLPSPVVPQSGCSTCSSSPCSPQQPPIPSQTLKSPSPSPSPPPPPLSAQALATSPSPSPAHPGPAVSAPAQASPSAPQPQKRSFISRLFGSTPTKEPSAVTQEPDPVSSAAPPTVQSVDDFVPDEGLDKSFLDDSLPSNTRSTMNTQPSASGIADSDSEGEGKDGNPMVAGFQDDLDPDDAILEPRASVPCKHLDITLSSDEEGPKLVGAQDEYLDIEPHKDMLAMDSLSIEDKPKPTNTEHLIQVQESVSSKMIESSMLTPTSVHATQPLQPSSQPGGLAEPQAQLEKKKEGSAQAESSDTDPDVPVAKQMLSFVMDDPDFESEEEIMKKVIKDSFPAKDDLPDLSDDDITTVKIPGPSKPTVLPFKCKNDGDLFGLGIEEKSIKSKDSSDEQDEKESKHTKEKKKKRRVKRTRTQAARRSTNTRKRKEMRQEGLEMTRRKKRENHVARKQMILKLFWLVKKAQYKEKRATTRSCNTQLCTVCSVNVHWYCKLKRALVKTKKNMISLAPQCITLVI, encoded by the exons ATGTTCTCCGCTCTGAAGAAGCTGGTTGGCTCTGAGCCGACTGCTCAGGTAAAGGACAAGAACATCCCAGCTGGTCTGCAGTCCATGAACCAGAGTCTGCAGAGAAGGTTTGCTAAAGGGGTCCAGTACAACA TGAAGATAGTAATTCGGGGAGATAGAAACACTGGAAAGAGCACTCTGTGGCATCGGCTTCAGGGTAAGAAGTTCCAGGAAGAGTACATTCCCACTCAGGAGATCCAGGCTACTAGTATCCACTGGAATTACAAAA CTACCGATGACGTGGTAAAGGTGGAGGTGTGGGATGTTGTGGATAAAG GCAAGGGGAAAAAGAGATGTGATACATTGAAGTTGGAGAATGAACCTCAAGAG CAGACAGAGAGTGAATTGGCCTTGGATGCGGAGTTTGTGGATGTGTACAAGAACTGCAATGGTGTGGtcatgatgtttgatattaccaAGCAGTG GACTTATAATTATATTCTACGGGAGCTGCCTAAGGTACACACTCATGTACCAGTTTGTGTGCTTGGTAATTATCGGGACATGGGGGAGCACAGAGTTGTTTTGCCTGATGACATCCGTGACTTTATTGATGGCCTTAACAG ACCTCTGGGCTCCTCTTACATCCATTATGCAGAATCTTCCATGAAGAATGGTTttggtttgaaatatttgcacCGATTTTTCAACATTCCATTCTTGCAACTTCAG AGAGAGACCCTGTTACGGCAACTGGAAACCAATCAGTTGGACATCGATGCCACGCTAGAGGAGCTAACTGTTCAGCAAGAGACAGAGGACCAGAACTATGATAT TTTTCTAGAAATGAACAACCCTCATAGTAAAGGCTACAATTCTCCCGGCCCCGCAAACGGACAGAGTCCGTCATCTGGCTTGCCGTCTCCAGTCGTCCCTCAAAGCGGATGCTCTACCTGCAGCTCCAGCCCCTGTAGTCCCCAGCAGCCTCCAATTCCCTCCCAGACCCTGAAGTCTCCATCCCCCTCTCCATCTCCGCCTCCTCCCCCCCTCTCTGCTCAAGCTCTTGCTACCTCTCCCTCCCCTTCCCCTGCTCACCCTGGCCCTGCGGTCTCCGCTCCAGCCCAGGCTTCCCCCTCTGCTCCTCAACCTCAGAAACGCAGCTTCATCTCCAGGCTCTTCGGCTCCACTCCAACTAAGGAACCTTCAGCAGTCACTCAGG AGCCAGATCCGGTATCTTCAGCGGCTCCTCCTACAGTTCAGAGTGTGGATGATTTTGTGCCAGACGAGGGACTGGACAAAAGCTTCCTGGACGACAGTCTTCCTTCTAACACAAGATCCACTATGAATACCCAGCCTTCTGCCTCAGGCATTGCAGATAGTGACAG tgagGGTGAAGGAAAAGACGGGAACCCTATGGTTGCTGGGTTCCAGGATGATTTGGACCCAGATGATGCAATACTTGAACCCAGAGCATCTGTTCCCTGTAAACACTTGGATATCACACTCTCCAGTGATGAGGAGGGTCCAAAACTTGTGGGAGCCCAGGATGAATATCTGGACATTGAACCTCACAAAGACAT GTTGGCTATGGATTCATTATCGATTGAGGACAAACCAAAACCCACAAACACAGAACACTTGATCCAGGTCCAAGAAAGTGTCAGCAGTAAAATGATAGAAAGTTCAATGCTTACACCCACTTCAGTACACGCTACTCAACCATTACAGCCATCATCGCAACCAGGAGGCCTGGCAGAGCCCCAAGCACAgcttgaaaaaaagaaagagggatCAGCTCAGGCTGAGTCCTCTGACACAGACCCAGATGTGCCTGTGGCCAAACAGATGCTGTCGTTTGTCATGGATGACCCTGACTTTGAGAGTGAGGAAGAAATCATGAAGAAAGTGATCAAG GACTCTTTTCCAGCCAAAGACGATCTTCCTGATCTGTCAGATGATGACATCACCACAGTGAAGATTCCTGGGCCCTCAAAACCTACTGTACTCCCCTTCAAATGCAAGAATGATGGTGACCTCTTTGGCCTAGGCATCGAGGAGAAGTCGATCAAAAGTAAAGACAGCAGCGACGAGCAAGATG AAAAAGAAAGCAAGCATaccaaggaaaaaaagaaaaaaagaagagtaAAGAg GACGAGGACACAAGCAGCAAGAAGAAGCACAAACACAAGAAAAAGGAAAGAGATGAGGCAGGAGGGACTGGAGATGacaaggagaaaaaaaagagaaaatcacGTAGCAAGAAAGCAGATGATCTTGAAGCTTTTCTGGCTGGTGAAGAAGGCTCAGTACAAAGAGAAGAGGGCGACTACGAGGAGCTGTAACACTCAGCTGTGCACTGTTTGCTCTGTTAATGTGCATTGGTACTGCAAGCTTAAAAGAGCTCTTGTCAAAACCAAGAAAAATATGATTTCCTTGGCACCCCAGTGTATAACTCTTGTGATCTGA
- the LOC127643097 gene encoding rab-like protein 6 isoform X4, which translates to MFSALKKLVGSEPTAQVKDKNIPAGLQSMNQSLQRRFAKGVQYNMKIVIRGDRNTGKSTLWHRLQGKKFQEEYIPTQEIQATSIHWNYKTTDDVVKVEVWDVVDKGKGKKRCDTLKLENEPQETESELALDAEFVDVYKNCNGVVMMFDITKQWTYNYILRELPKVHTHVPVCVLGNYRDMGEHRVVLPDDIRDFIDGLNRPLGSSYIHYAESSMKNGFGLKYLHRFFNIPFLQLQRETLLRQLETNQLDIDATLEELTVQQETEDQNYDIFLEMNNPHSKGYNSPGPANGQSPSSGLPSPVVPQSGCSTCSSSPCSPQQPPIPSQTLKSPSPSPSPPPPPLSAQALATSPSPSPAHPGPAVSAPAQASPSAPQPQKRSFISRLFGSTPTKEPSAVTQEPDPVSSAAPPTVQSVDDFVPDEGLDKSFLDDSLPSNTRSTMNTQPSASGIADSDSEGEGKDGNPMVAGFQDDLDPDDAILEPRASVPCKHLDITLSSDEEGPKLVGAQDEYLDIEPHKDMLAMDSLSIEDKPKPTNTEHLIQVQESVSSKMIESSMLTPTSVHATQPLQPSSQPGGLAEPQAQLEKKKEGSAQAESSDTDPDVPVAKQMLSFVMDDPDFESEEEIMKKVIKDSFPAKDDLPDLSDDDITTVKIPGPSKPTVLPFKCKNDGDLFGLGIEEKSIKSKDSSDEQDEKESKHTKEKKKKRRVKRTRTQAARRSTNTRKRKEMRQEGLEMTRRKKRENHVARKQMILKLFWLVKKAQYKEKRATTRSCNTQLCTVCSVNVHWYCKLKRALVKTKKNMISLAPQCITLVI; encoded by the exons ATGTTCTCCGCTCTGAAGAAGCTGGTTGGCTCTGAGCCGACTGCTCAGGTAAAGGACAAGAACATCCCAGCTGGTCTGCAGTCCATGAACCAGAGTCTGCAGAGAAGGTTTGCTAAAGGGGTCCAGTACAACA TGAAGATAGTAATTCGGGGAGATAGAAACACTGGAAAGAGCACTCTGTGGCATCGGCTTCAGGGTAAGAAGTTCCAGGAAGAGTACATTCCCACTCAGGAGATCCAGGCTACTAGTATCCACTGGAATTACAAAA CTACCGATGACGTGGTAAAGGTGGAGGTGTGGGATGTTGTGGATAAAG GCAAGGGGAAAAAGAGATGTGATACATTGAAGTTGGAGAATGAACCTCAAGAG ACAGAGAGTGAATTGGCCTTGGATGCGGAGTTTGTGGATGTGTACAAGAACTGCAATGGTGTGGtcatgatgtttgatattaccaAGCAGTG GACTTATAATTATATTCTACGGGAGCTGCCTAAGGTACACACTCATGTACCAGTTTGTGTGCTTGGTAATTATCGGGACATGGGGGAGCACAGAGTTGTTTTGCCTGATGACATCCGTGACTTTATTGATGGCCTTAACAG ACCTCTGGGCTCCTCTTACATCCATTATGCAGAATCTTCCATGAAGAATGGTTttggtttgaaatatttgcacCGATTTTTCAACATTCCATTCTTGCAACTTCAG AGAGAGACCCTGTTACGGCAACTGGAAACCAATCAGTTGGACATCGATGCCACGCTAGAGGAGCTAACTGTTCAGCAAGAGACAGAGGACCAGAACTATGATAT TTTTCTAGAAATGAACAACCCTCATAGTAAAGGCTACAATTCTCCCGGCCCCGCAAACGGACAGAGTCCGTCATCTGGCTTGCCGTCTCCAGTCGTCCCTCAAAGCGGATGCTCTACCTGCAGCTCCAGCCCCTGTAGTCCCCAGCAGCCTCCAATTCCCTCCCAGACCCTGAAGTCTCCATCCCCCTCTCCATCTCCGCCTCCTCCCCCCCTCTCTGCTCAAGCTCTTGCTACCTCTCCCTCCCCTTCCCCTGCTCACCCTGGCCCTGCGGTCTCCGCTCCAGCCCAGGCTTCCCCCTCTGCTCCTCAACCTCAGAAACGCAGCTTCATCTCCAGGCTCTTCGGCTCCACTCCAACTAAGGAACCTTCAGCAGTCACTCAGG AGCCAGATCCGGTATCTTCAGCGGCTCCTCCTACAGTTCAGAGTGTGGATGATTTTGTGCCAGACGAGGGACTGGACAAAAGCTTCCTGGACGACAGTCTTCCTTCTAACACAAGATCCACTATGAATACCCAGCCTTCTGCCTCAGGCATTGCAGATAGTGACAG tgagGGTGAAGGAAAAGACGGGAACCCTATGGTTGCTGGGTTCCAGGATGATTTGGACCCAGATGATGCAATACTTGAACCCAGAGCATCTGTTCCCTGTAAACACTTGGATATCACACTCTCCAGTGATGAGGAGGGTCCAAAACTTGTGGGAGCCCAGGATGAATATCTGGACATTGAACCTCACAAAGACAT GTTGGCTATGGATTCATTATCGATTGAGGACAAACCAAAACCCACAAACACAGAACACTTGATCCAGGTCCAAGAAAGTGTCAGCAGTAAAATGATAGAAAGTTCAATGCTTACACCCACTTCAGTACACGCTACTCAACCATTACAGCCATCATCGCAACCAGGAGGCCTGGCAGAGCCCCAAGCACAgcttgaaaaaaagaaagagggatCAGCTCAGGCTGAGTCCTCTGACACAGACCCAGATGTGCCTGTGGCCAAACAGATGCTGTCGTTTGTCATGGATGACCCTGACTTTGAGAGTGAGGAAGAAATCATGAAGAAAGTGATCAAG GACTCTTTTCCAGCCAAAGACGATCTTCCTGATCTGTCAGATGATGACATCACCACAGTGAAGATTCCTGGGCCCTCAAAACCTACTGTACTCCCCTTCAAATGCAAGAATGATGGTGACCTCTTTGGCCTAGGCATCGAGGAGAAGTCGATCAAAAGTAAAGACAGCAGCGACGAGCAAGATG AAAAAGAAAGCAAGCATaccaaggaaaaaaagaaaaaaagaagagtaAAGAg GACGAGGACACAAGCAGCAAGAAGAAGCACAAACACAAGAAAAAGGAAAGAGATGAGGCAGGAGGGACTGGAGATGacaaggagaaaaaaaagagaaaatcacGTAGCAAGAAAGCAGATGATCTTGAAGCTTTTCTGGCTGGTGAAGAAGGCTCAGTACAAAGAGAAGAGGGCGACTACGAGGAGCTGTAACACTCAGCTGTGCACTGTTTGCTCTGTTAATGTGCATTGGTACTGCAAGCTTAAAAGAGCTCTTGTCAAAACCAAGAAAAATATGATTTCCTTGGCACCCCAGTGTATAACTCTTGTGATCTGA
- the LOC127643097 gene encoding rab-like protein 6 isoform X2 produces the protein MFSALKKLVGSEPTAQVKDKNIPAGLQSMNQSLQRRFAKGVQYNMKIVIRGDRNTGKSTLWHRLQGKKFQEEYIPTQEIQATSIHWNYKTTDDVVKVEVWDVVDKGQKIPLPEGVGKGKKRCDTLKLENEPQETESELALDAEFVDVYKNCNGVVMMFDITKQWTYNYILRELPKVHTHVPVCVLGNYRDMGEHRVVLPDDIRDFIDGLNRPLGSSYIHYAESSMKNGFGLKYLHRFFNIPFLQLQRETLLRQLETNQLDIDATLEELTVQQETEDQNYDIFLEMNNPHSKGYNSPGPANGQSPSSGLPSPVVPQSGCSTCSSSPCSPQQPPIPSQTLKSPSPSPSPPPPPLSAQALATSPSPSPAHPGPAVSAPAQASPSAPQPQKRSFISRLFGSTPTKEPSAVTQEPDPVSSAAPPTVQSVDDFVPDEGLDKSFLDDSLPSNTRSTMNTQPSASGIADSDSEGEGKDGNPMVAGFQDDLDPDDAILEPRASVPCKHLDITLSSDEEGPKLVGAQDEYLDIEPHKDMLAMDSLSIEDKPKPTNTEHLIQVQESVSSKMIESSMLTPTSVHATQPLQPSSQPGGLAEPQAQLEKKKEGSAQAESSDTDPDVPVAKQMLSFVMDDPDFESEEEIMKKVIKDSFPAKDDLPDLSDDDITTVKIPGPSKPTVLPFKCKNDGDLFGLGIEEKSIKSKDSSDEQDEKESKHTKEKKKKRRVKRTRTQAARRSTNTRKRKEMRQEGLEMTRRKKRENHVARKQMILKLFWLVKKAQYKEKRATTRSCNTQLCTVCSVNVHWYCKLKRALVKTKKNMISLAPQCITLVI, from the exons ATGTTCTCCGCTCTGAAGAAGCTGGTTGGCTCTGAGCCGACTGCTCAGGTAAAGGACAAGAACATCCCAGCTGGTCTGCAGTCCATGAACCAGAGTCTGCAGAGAAGGTTTGCTAAAGGGGTCCAGTACAACA TGAAGATAGTAATTCGGGGAGATAGAAACACTGGAAAGAGCACTCTGTGGCATCGGCTTCAGGGTAAGAAGTTCCAGGAAGAGTACATTCCCACTCAGGAGATCCAGGCTACTAGTATCCACTGGAATTACAAAA CTACCGATGACGTGGTAAAGGTGGAGGTGTGGGATGTTGTGGATAAAG GCCAAAAAATCCCCCTTCCTGAAGGTGTAG GCAAGGGGAAAAAGAGATGTGATACATTGAAGTTGGAGAATGAACCTCAAGAG ACAGAGAGTGAATTGGCCTTGGATGCGGAGTTTGTGGATGTGTACAAGAACTGCAATGGTGTGGtcatgatgtttgatattaccaAGCAGTG GACTTATAATTATATTCTACGGGAGCTGCCTAAGGTACACACTCATGTACCAGTTTGTGTGCTTGGTAATTATCGGGACATGGGGGAGCACAGAGTTGTTTTGCCTGATGACATCCGTGACTTTATTGATGGCCTTAACAG ACCTCTGGGCTCCTCTTACATCCATTATGCAGAATCTTCCATGAAGAATGGTTttggtttgaaatatttgcacCGATTTTTCAACATTCCATTCTTGCAACTTCAG AGAGAGACCCTGTTACGGCAACTGGAAACCAATCAGTTGGACATCGATGCCACGCTAGAGGAGCTAACTGTTCAGCAAGAGACAGAGGACCAGAACTATGATAT TTTTCTAGAAATGAACAACCCTCATAGTAAAGGCTACAATTCTCCCGGCCCCGCAAACGGACAGAGTCCGTCATCTGGCTTGCCGTCTCCAGTCGTCCCTCAAAGCGGATGCTCTACCTGCAGCTCCAGCCCCTGTAGTCCCCAGCAGCCTCCAATTCCCTCCCAGACCCTGAAGTCTCCATCCCCCTCTCCATCTCCGCCTCCTCCCCCCCTCTCTGCTCAAGCTCTTGCTACCTCTCCCTCCCCTTCCCCTGCTCACCCTGGCCCTGCGGTCTCCGCTCCAGCCCAGGCTTCCCCCTCTGCTCCTCAACCTCAGAAACGCAGCTTCATCTCCAGGCTCTTCGGCTCCACTCCAACTAAGGAACCTTCAGCAGTCACTCAGG AGCCAGATCCGGTATCTTCAGCGGCTCCTCCTACAGTTCAGAGTGTGGATGATTTTGTGCCAGACGAGGGACTGGACAAAAGCTTCCTGGACGACAGTCTTCCTTCTAACACAAGATCCACTATGAATACCCAGCCTTCTGCCTCAGGCATTGCAGATAGTGACAG tgagGGTGAAGGAAAAGACGGGAACCCTATGGTTGCTGGGTTCCAGGATGATTTGGACCCAGATGATGCAATACTTGAACCCAGAGCATCTGTTCCCTGTAAACACTTGGATATCACACTCTCCAGTGATGAGGAGGGTCCAAAACTTGTGGGAGCCCAGGATGAATATCTGGACATTGAACCTCACAAAGACAT GTTGGCTATGGATTCATTATCGATTGAGGACAAACCAAAACCCACAAACACAGAACACTTGATCCAGGTCCAAGAAAGTGTCAGCAGTAAAATGATAGAAAGTTCAATGCTTACACCCACTTCAGTACACGCTACTCAACCATTACAGCCATCATCGCAACCAGGAGGCCTGGCAGAGCCCCAAGCACAgcttgaaaaaaagaaagagggatCAGCTCAGGCTGAGTCCTCTGACACAGACCCAGATGTGCCTGTGGCCAAACAGATGCTGTCGTTTGTCATGGATGACCCTGACTTTGAGAGTGAGGAAGAAATCATGAAGAAAGTGATCAAG GACTCTTTTCCAGCCAAAGACGATCTTCCTGATCTGTCAGATGATGACATCACCACAGTGAAGATTCCTGGGCCCTCAAAACCTACTGTACTCCCCTTCAAATGCAAGAATGATGGTGACCTCTTTGGCCTAGGCATCGAGGAGAAGTCGATCAAAAGTAAAGACAGCAGCGACGAGCAAGATG AAAAAGAAAGCAAGCATaccaaggaaaaaaagaaaaaaagaagagtaAAGAg GACGAGGACACAAGCAGCAAGAAGAAGCACAAACACAAGAAAAAGGAAAGAGATGAGGCAGGAGGGACTGGAGATGacaaggagaaaaaaaagagaaaatcacGTAGCAAGAAAGCAGATGATCTTGAAGCTTTTCTGGCTGGTGAAGAAGGCTCAGTACAAAGAGAAGAGGGCGACTACGAGGAGCTGTAACACTCAGCTGTGCACTGTTTGCTCTGTTAATGTGCATTGGTACTGCAAGCTTAAAAGAGCTCTTGTCAAAACCAAGAAAAATATGATTTCCTTGGCACCCCAGTGTATAACTCTTGTGATCTGA